The sequence GCGCTGCCCACAATTCCTAAACCTTTAGATTCTCTCTTACTTAAGTGCTCTATAAGCTGAAAATCATCAGAAGATTTTGCTAAAGGATTGCCCGATGACATCGCGTATCCCGCTCGCACTTCAAATTTGTCGCCCACTTTTAATGTTGTAGTTGCTGAACACCTTATTTGAAAGCCCCCCCTGATTTGAACTAGCGAATAATTCGGATTGACCAAAACCGGCTTTGCTCGCTTCTTCTTCCGACGCTTTCTAACGGGCTTCGGTTTGTTCGCCTCTGAATCATCCGACGATTCTTTTGGCCTCGGCCCTTCAGCTGAAGAGATCGGGAATATGTTCGCATACCTCAAATCTTCAACTTCATTTTCTTGTAGTTGAACAATATTGAGAATACGCATTACGGACTGTCGGACGTACTTGATTGTCTCCTCACCAGCAACGGGGGGCAAATACTTCCCATGAAACTTCTCTTCCTCCCATGACCATTTTTCATGCGAAGGGCCCTCGGCGTCGCCCAGGAAATCCGCCAAATGTCCGCTGTCGACTATGACCAAGGCTAAATAGCCTGCAATTTTCGAAGAGTTGGCGGACGGAATAAGAATCCCCTCCCTTGAAAAAGTTGCCGGGGTGTTTGTATTCTCCCGCCTCTTTACTAGGACCGTAAAGGAATCTTCTCGAACCGGTATCCCTTTATTGGTTTCAGGAACAAAAGTGTGAACTCGAAACTCAACAATTTCTTCGTCGTCCAGTGAATTTCTGATGGACTCTCTCTCCAAAACCGGAATGTCGAGCCCATCCCAATGATTTCGCCGACTCGCTTTATCACCGAATTCAACTATCTTGGTTCTCCTCTCCTTGCGAGCAATATAGAGTCTGCACAGCTCAAGAAGCTCTTCCTTCGATTTTGAATTCTTGGTTAGGAGCGAAATATCAAGACTCTCTAGATTAGACATAATTGTTTCGGAATTGAGGGTGACCGAGAAACCAGACTCATCTCTAACTTCAATTTCGACTATTCCATCTAAGATAGCTACAAAATAATCCTGGGTAATACACTGCGCCAGCTGTCTGGCTGAAAATCTAGGGTCGCAATAAGGAATCACAATGCTCGTGCCATGCTCGTTTGGTCTCCTCCTAAGCTTCCAGTCAGAAATGAATTCCTGAACTTCGGATTCATCGGAGCTAGGCACGTGGTATCCCCTATCGTCCTTGATCATCCAATGACTCTCAGGCACCCACTTGTGGCCATCCAATTCATGGGTTTTCAAAATGCTTGTACCGAACAATAGATTTCTCGGTTCGTCGGTCAGGCCGGACGTGTCGCGCGAAGAGAGCACAAGGAATGACTTGATACGGGAACTTTTTGGAAAAACAATTTTCCCAACTCCGTTCTTGCCTCGAGTTCCTTCTTTTTTGTTGGATTTCCCTGTGGCCCACGTGAAGTAGAAGTAGCTTCCGATTCGCGGATCATCGCTCGGCAGGTCATTTATAGTGGTACCCAAGAGTCCAGTCGTCTTGAAGTCCTCTATTAGAATGTATTGACAACTCTCATCGATAGTTGGGGCGCTATCCAAACATTTGGTTATGCGGGGAAACTGCTTTTCAAAGTACTTACGCCCGATAGAACTCGACGCTTGCCCCACAAGGAAATGCATCTTGACTTTGTTTGTTGAGTCCTTGGCATCAATCGCGTTCTGGATCGACTCCCGAATCAGTATCGATTGACCAGTCAAAACATCCGTATTAGTGAAGAAGTTTGCATGCTGGCTTTCGTTCTCAACAATGTTCTTCTCCTTAATGGTGGCGAGCCACGCTATGTTCGATCTGGATTCTGCTGTAGTCATTGTTTTAACTTAAATCCTCTCGCTGACACTTTGCTCTTGGGTTTGAATTGCGTCTTTAATCCATTGATCTCGGCCTGAAGAGTCATGAGAATCCTTCGCACATCTTCTTCCGTGTATTCATAATTACTGCGATTTGAGAGATTGCCGATAATCCGTATCGAATCGATAGCCCGAGTAACTCGAGATTCGGCGAGACGGACAAAATTGTCCCTTTTCGTGCTCATTCGGTGACCTCCTCATCCAAATATGCGCCAAATAGTAACCATATTTGGATGAATATGTCAACATATCTGGGGAAAATAGGCCGATATGCTGCGCCTCCTTGACCCAGACCTACTTGAAGGCTTTCCCGACAACTTCAATCCGTCATACGTCTGTGACGGAGTTTTCGGTGTGGGATATGGATCTGACGTGAAAGCCTCTGATGTCGGTCCCCCGAGTTGCATTCGACTTTCAAGCAGCAACTTCTAAGGAGAGGCAAATGGGGACAACTTACAAGCATCGATATCGAATAATTGAGGGGGCATGAGTTTTATGCAAGTACTCGTGGCATAACAGGGCCGTTCGTGAATGAAGCCTCATCTGAATTCCCTCTCCATGGCAGTTACTAATCCAACTGCACCAAAACGCTTAAGGAAATCGTCTCTATCCTTCTGGGTTAAAGCCATGGTGAATCTCCCTTGGTTGCTTAGGGATTCGGTTCTGATTCGAATCCGCATTCCGTAAATCCTCAATTGCGAGGTTTACAGCCTGTCTTCCATCGGTTCCACCGGTGCGGTTGCCCGGTTGGCGTGGAGCAAGCCGAAGGGCTTTGCGCTCCAAAACCTTCTTCTGCAAGGCGCGAGCCTTGGACAGTTTGTGTCACACCTTTTGTGCGACAAAGAGAAGATAACACCTGGGAGTGACAGAGCTCTACTGCAGTCATTGGAGTGTCGGTGGCCTCTGCTACCTTTTCAATTGCTCAAGAAGTGAGTCACAAGCCCTCTGGCTGACGCCAAATTCGTTATGGTCTTTCTGCCAGTAATTGCAGGACGCGGGAATTATCGGCAGTCCATTGTGCGATAGCTGGCGAAATGGCGTACAGGACTTCTATGCAGATTTGGAAGTCGCGAGCAATATCACGGCGGTGGATAGGCTCATGGTGGGCGATGCGGTTGCGCAAGATATTGAGGTGGTGCACTCGAGTAAAGATGTATTCGGGTTGTCCGGTTGGCGCATTGGGGAAACTGAAGCGAAGCGCGTTCCGCCAGAGTGTGTCTTTGTAACGCTTAGTGAGAAGTGAGCGCCAAAACCCCAATGTCAACTCAGCCACAATATTTGGATGCAGCATTGGCTTCGCGTGCTTGGTTACGTAAAATTCTGCCTTAATAATTTCAAACTTACGCTCAGGGGAAATATCTAAAAACACCTCATGAAACCAACTACCTGCATTACCGAGAGTAACGTTTAGAGTTTGTAGCTCAACATCCATGGCACTACGCATAAAGATTTCTGTATCTGCAATAATTTCCCATAGTGCAGACGAAAGGCACTTATTCCATAGGTACAACTTCACGGCGCGAGAAGAATCATGATTGGAGTCGCGGAGAAAGGTCCGAAAATGATCGGCACCGATCTGAGTTATCAACTCATCAAGATTTGTTGTTGACAAGTCTCCTCCATAGCGTAGAATATGTACCCAATACCCCGGTGGGCCCCTGACGAAAGTCATGCTGCCGGGGTTTTATTTTTATATCCTTTATGCGCGCGCCCCGGTAGGCCCCTGATCCAAGTTATGCTGCCGGGGCTTTGTAATTCCCTAACGGATTATGGGCTCGCAAGTAGAAAATGCGATTGATAAAAGATAACGCCGTGCAAAGGGCAACATCTGTGTATTGAATCTAAATCATGAAGTCGATATCTTCTTAAGGAACTCTTTGCCCCGCCATGTTTGAACGTTTCCTTGTTGGCGCAGATGATTAACAAGTCACGGGCGCGGGGAATAGCGGTGTAGAGCATCTCCTTCTTCTGATCTTCAATTTTCCAACCTTGGAGTGACAGGCCTCTACTACAGTCCTTGGAATGTCAGTGGCGCCTGCTATCTTTTCAATTGCTCAAGAAGTGAGTCATAAGCCCTCTGGCTGACTCGCTGCCAACCGCGTCCTTCGCACACGGTGGTTCCAGAGGAAGAGCTGCTCGGAGGCAAAAGGCATCCGAGAAGAGCGAGAGGTATCTGCAATGGGAAGACTTATTCCGACCGGTATTTCAAAAAACGGACACAAATTTGAACTTGACTATTCGGTGGTAACTGGCGTCACCCGGTGTTTCGCTACGTGCGCCTGCGGCTTTGCAGAGGAACTCCACAGTTTTCGAAATCCAGGAGGAACAAAAGAAGTTCAACTCATCTGGGAAAAACACACCAATGCAACGAAGTAACGCTCCCTTCAATGAATTGAGCGGAGCGTTACTGGTGATGTGAGTAATTACAAATTTGAATCGAGCTAGGAGGTTGATCCGGTAGCTTCAAGCGATTTTTTGCAAGAGGTAACTCGTCCGGCAACACCATCAACCAGCCGCCCAGGCAAAGCGCTCTTGAGGCTTAGAACTGAGTCGGTGCTAGTGGCCATTGCAAAAGCATCGGGTGCTTTTTCGACTATCTCCCTAGCGCGAGCGCGGACAGTCTCCTCAGACATTCCTAAGTCAGAGGCGAGAATCTTCCAGGCAGATGGTCTTATCTCAACTCCGTAGCCACCCCCGAATTTCATCGCGAGTTTTATCTCCCTTCTCTTATAGTCATACGGCAGCGTGGATGAGATGTCGTAGAGCGGAGCCAGAGCGACGTCATTACTTCCGATCAACATCGAGTAGTTCTTTCCGTGCGCATCTGTTGCACACAAGAGCCAATTCCAGACCAGAGCGTCTAAAAACTTCCCTATTGAGTCAGCACTTCTTGTTGCAGGTATAACAATTCGCATCAAGTTGGCGATGGCTTTGGGCGACGGCCCGCCACTCTCCTGATATTTCTTCAATGGATGCAATCCAAGGGCTTGGCACATATCTTCTTGGTGCAGGCGGATCTGCTGCCCGTTTATTTCTGTCCTGTCGTAGCGCCGCACAAAAAGTGCGGTTTGATCTTCGAACCCGTGTATTTCTGTCGCAACGGCGTCGATGCCAGCGTTCCTTGCGGCACTGAGGCAAAGGTGTTCGTTTAGGTCGTGGGAGTCCAATCCCTTGATCGCTGGTTTGACTATGTGGGTCGTCGCAGTTGAACCGTTTGGGCGCCCCCATCTTTGCCCATCCCAGAGCAACGCTGTTTTTGACTGTGCTCCCGCAAGACTGAACCTGCCGGGGGGATTCGTCCCAAGCCAGTCAGTGGCATCCGCCTTTAGATTACGAATCAAGGTGGCCATCTCGGTATCACTCAACCAATCACTCTGATTTGGTCTAGCAATAAAGTCATCAATCCGTTCGGGTCTCACAAAGGAGAATGCCCCCGGACAATCTTCTCCGACGGGGGATCCAAGCAGTCCAAATGGCTTCCGTTCCCTCACCCCAAAATCTATGCGCCACTTTTCCAGCACATTCGGATCATCCGGCAGTAGGCCCCAAAGCCAGTTTTCCAGAGCAGCACCTTTGTACGATGAGCTCTCGAGCGGCATCATCGTAGATAGTGGTACTGCATGGATATCGGCGCGGTAGGCGTCATCGAATCGGATTTCGAGTTCTCCGCCCGAGTGCAGAATCAACTCCCCAACTACGTGATTTTGGTAGATGACGTGAAGGCTGCCAGTCGTCATTTTTGCTTGCCTAAGATCTCATTCAGATCAATCTGCAGTAGCTTCCGCTGGCCTACCGAATGCTTTGTATCCACGTACTTACCTGTACTCACATCCGTCGGAGGGGTTCTATCGACGATTACCAGGTCGAGTCCTAATGTATCGATCAACCGCAATACGAGTTCTAACTCTGCCCGAGAACTCCCTTTCTCGAATGTTGAAATCCATTTCCTTGAAACGCCAGCCTGATTTGCGAGTTCGGTTTGAGTAAGTCCCAACTCGTGTCTCCTCGCGAGCACCCTAGATCGAATGCTGTTTATCGACCGAATTGTCTTCACTGATCCAAGACCGCTATTCGAACTCATCGGATACCCTCCTTTGTAACCACTTGGTTACAATATCACAATGTAACCACTTGGTTACAATATCACAATGTAACCATTTGGTGTCAGAAATCAAATGTAACCACTTGGTGTCAAAAGTATTTGCCACACTCTTCGCGGTCTCTTTGAAGGTCCCTTGCGTCATCCCTGTCGGCTGGAGCGTTCTGACATTGCTAGGACAGCCTGCGAAGCCATTAGCGGATTCACATGGATTGCGTTGAGTACAAATTCTGGAGGACGTTGGGTAGTAATACCGACCGGCACTGCTGTGAAGAACAAGATGTGTTCTCCCTATTTGGGCTTTTGAATTGTGCCGGTATCCGGCTTTCGTACCTTTTGCAGAAGGCTTAAGTAGTCACTCGGCAACGCATCCTCTGAGGCGTCGTACAAATCATCTAGAGCCCTGTACTGCTGCTCTTTACGTGCTGCCCGGTATTTTAAAACTTGGTCAATGGAAATTCTTCGATGTCTTCCGACCAGTTCAAATTCGATCAAACCCTTTTCCAGTAGTGAAATGAGAGTGGGACGGCTGATGCCGATGATATTTGCCGCCTCTTGCGTTGTGAGCATGGCCGCTTGTGGAGCGACCGTTACGGCCATTCCCTTTTTCATAACTTCCACCACCTGTACTAATACTTGATAGAACTCCTCCGGCAGTTGTACCTGTTCGCCAACCTTCGCGCCAACAAGCAGGTAGCGCTGTGGAAAAGACTTTCCTTTTCCAACTTGAAAGGCAGCCAGGAAATTGGAGACTACTTCCAACTCCTTTGCGGACTGCGGGAGGTAGGTCTCTGCCTTCATTGATGCTTCCATGGCGGATCCTTTCTATTCGCAGTAATCGTAACACATTGCGGATATTGTGATTACTTAAAGAATCCCTAGCGCGCTACTGAACTGAGCCCCTGAAGTTGGAGCCTCTCTTTGAAAGTCTCGGCCGTATTCCGGTACCTGAGGGGCAGTAATCCGCATGCAGCACGCGTCAAATTCGTAAGCCAGCGCAACTCTTCAGTTGGATGAAAACGAACCCCGAGTAAGCCTCGTTAACAGAGTATAGTATGTTATTATAACTCGATTAAACAGTGTATAGGCTGTTATTATGCAGGAGGCACAAGTGAAGCGACGAACTCGAGAAAAGGTACGCCGGAGCCTAGATATTCGATTCAAGAGCCTTCCGCCTGTCGCCACTTTCGCACCCCCACAACAAAGCTGGATTCGAGCCATACGCGAATCACTTGGCATGAGTGCGGCTGATCTTGGCTCCCGTATGGGCATAACGCCCCAATCGGTCCTTGCTCTTGAAATTTCAGAATCCGAAGGTCGAGTTCGAGTCGAATCCCTAAGTCGAGCCGCGGAGGCAATGGATTGCACTCTCGTCTACACCTTAATTCCGCGCGATGGATTGGAATCTAATGTACGACGCCAGGCGGAATCTGTCTTTGAAGAAACGATGAAGAAGGTGTCTCACTCCATGAAATTGGAGTCACAACAGAAGGCGCCTGACGCGTCAACAAGGCAGGAACTTGTATCTGAACTGATGAACTCAGGCGCACTTTGGCGCGCCTCCGCTTCGAGGAAGAGTAAGTGACCACACCGAACTTATTTGGTGGCCCGCCTGGATCGACTCCAGTGGAAGATGATCACCGGCTCGCGTTGATTCATCCTTTTGTAAATGGGAACGGACGTCATACGCGGCTTGTGACAAATAAACTTCTATCCATTCTTGATGAACCAGAATTTACGTGGGCACGGGATTCACTCCAGGATGAGAAGGAGTTAAGACGTGCATATATATATCTGCATTACAAATTGCCGACTCGCAGAATGACTACAAAGAGTTATTGTCTTTTGCTCAAAGCCCCTAGTTCAATCAACTATTTCGCACTCGTTTTGGAAGTGTTAGGTGTGCATGCAATCGACCCACATCGAAATTAAATGGATCAGAGGCCTCACTCATCTCTGAAAGACATGCCGTTTCAGCAATCTAGCCGTGTCTGGCTAATTCTCGATCAGCCGTACAGGCCCCGGATGTCTCGATGCTTGCGCTAGATCACACGTCCATAATTCTGCGTCCTGAGTGATAGCGGTTCCACAAATCAACGCGTCTGCCAATTTCATTCCCTGCGTCGCCCGAATAATCGCCGCAGCGCGCGCCACGATGATCGTCACTGGCACGATTGACTTTACACCAAGTCGAATTTGCTTCTCCAGTTTCAGACCCTCTACCGAACCGCCCCTATACCCAGAAACCAAAGACTCAGAAAGCGTTGCGGAAGAAATAATGTAAACATTCTGAGTATTCTGTTTCAAAAGAAAAACCGTTCCTACATGAAATCTATCGGCGGTATTTAAAGTAGCGATTAATGCAGAGGTGTCTAGAAGTACTAACCCCACTCTTCGCGGTCTTTTTGAAGGTCAAAATCATCAAAAAGTCGACCGCCAGCGCCAATGAGAGTGAGAATTGGATTCGGTTGACTAGCTTGGTTCGTATTCTTGGATACAGATTTAGTGGTACGTCTCTCAGGAGTTGTGGATTTCTTGCGAGGGCGCACTCTTTGCGCGGATTTCGTCATAGGAAGACGGTAGCACTAAGGATGATTCGGATGAAGGAGATATCTTCCTTTGTGTAGACACCCACCGGTTACTTAGTGTGATGGATTCATGTCCTACAAACTTAAGGTGAGGGGGTAGGTCCGTATGTGGGCTTGGCAGTTGATAAAGCATCGTGCCAAGAAGGTTACCTCCCCCTCACAAAATCGCTGTTAAGGAGTGTCAGTGGCCCCTGCTATCTTTTCAATTGCTCAAGAAGTGAGTCATAAGCCCTCTGGCTGACTCGCTGCCAACCGCGTCCTTCGCACACGGTGGCCCCAGAGGTAGAGCTGCTCGGGCACACGGCGTGCGCGAGAAGAGCCGGAGGTTTACTTATGATTACTTTCGCTGAAATAGACCACGCGAAGAGCCGCTTTCCAAAAGAGAAACTATATGTCTGCACCACATGCTTCCAACTAACCTCCCTGGCAAAGGATTGGGCACGATGCGCTTGTGAACCTGCTATCCAAATAGACGATCCAATAACTTTTGATCCGACTGTCGTCCTACTCTGTGTTCTTTGTGCCCGCGGTGCAGTACCCAAAGGAGAACCGTTTTGGTGGCAGGGGTGTTCCTGCTGTTTGAGGGTCAATGGCCAGTTACGGGCGCGCATGGGTGCCACTTTGCAGATGATTCGCATGTCATCCACCAACTACGCTCTCGTCGAACACTTTGCTAAAGACGAACTAACGATAAGACGTATGAACGCACACGTTGATAAGTGGACAAAAGAGTGGAATGCGATTTTCCAATGGGCACATTCGCTCGCAAAAGAGTTGTGGTCTTCTGTCCCGGAATGGGCTGATGACAGGTATATCGGCGTAAAAGCGTGGGAAGCGAAATTCCCGAGGAGTCCTGAAATTTCGGAGAAGATGCTCTTGCAATTCACTGGATGGAAGGACATGGCTACTCTAGACAAGGCGTCCATAGAGCAGAAGTCTCGCCTCGAAGCAGAAAAAGCCCAGCCAATCCAAGCCGGACAGCAGGATAGACGCTTTTACAAAATTCCTGAAGGAATCTCAAAGATGACCGATGCAGAAATTGATGATTGGGCTGCCAACGTCTACGAGAAGTTTGTGTCAGCGACCCCAAGTATCGTGAAAGAAGTTCAGAAAGGTGACGAATTATGAAAAAGAACGAAGTAATGCCTGCCAGAAGAACTCGATGGACTTCCCTTCCTTGCCCACAGTGTGGTCGAAAGGGACCCATGCTCGAGATTCTCTACGGTCTTCGCGACGCTCCCCCAGATTCCAAGAAATACGTCTCGGGAGGGTGTTGTATTGAAACTTGGCATGACGAAATTTGCTGCGGAGAATGTGGCTGGGGCGGAACAAAAGAGGATTTAAGAGCCTTATCTGTGCCGCCGGTTGTTTTAACTTCCAGATTTCTGGATGCAATGAACTACGCCAATGCCCAACACTCTGGTCAGACTCGCAAGGCGACCAATATCGCCTACATCAGTCACCCCTTTGGCGTTGCGGCACTCATTATTGAAGCCCGTGGCGATGAAGATCAGGCTATTGGAGGGTTGCTCCATGATGTTGCTGAGGACTGTGGCGGCGAGGTGCGCCTGCAAGAGATCAAGAAGAAATTCGGTGCTCGAGTTGAAGCGATCGTAAGAGGATGCAGTGATTCATTAACTGGAAGTAAAGAAAAGAAGGCGCCTTGGCGAGTGCGCAAAGAGGCGCATATCGCACATTTGTGGAATGCCAACGATGATGTACTGCTGGTCACTGCCGCAGATAAAACACACAATGCGCGAGCGATAGTGACTGATTTGGATTGCATCGGTCCTGTGTTGTGGAACCGATTCAATGCGACATCAGACGACATTGTCTGGTACTACGAAAGCGTTTATGACGTCCTCAAAGATAGGGGCGTCACCTCAGTGCTGCTTTCGCCATTAATGACTTCGATTAATGCGATGAAGCGACATCTATAAAAGGCCAACTCAAAGAACGAAGTAACGCCCCACTCAATAAATGAGTGGGGCGTTACTGGTGATGTGCCCCTGACGGGACTCGAACCCGTATCTCCGGCTTCGTTGGAACCGTGCTCTGTCCATTGAGCTACAGAGGCACCTCACGAAAGGTAAGACATTTCGACTAAGAGGAGACCATTTCCAAGACTCGCTGTGGAGAACGGAACACCGCGGATGGCAAATAACTACGCAAAGTGATATTCATTTTTCCAACAAGCCCGGAGAAGTATCTAGAGACCGTGCTAGAATTGCGATACTTCGTTGGGGCCGTATAAATGCTCAATCAATTGAGTTACTACCAAAAACCTCGAGAGACAATCTCGAGGTTTTTGTGTTTCTATAAGCAGATTTATTAAACTCGAATTTTTAAGGTGAGGGGGTAGGTCAGTATGTGGGCTTGGCAGTTGATAATTCGTCGTGCCAAGAAGGTTACCTCCCCCTCACGAAATGAATTTTACTCCTACTCGGGCGAATTGTTCCTATGTAATTAGTAATATTTTGGCGAGTCGCTACGCTTCAACCATGACGACACAGCACCCCTTTACGCTCCTTGACATTGAACGAGAGTTAACTCAGGAGCAAAGGGAGATTCAAAGCGTCACCAGGAAATATGTCGTAGATCGCATTAAGCCAAACATTGCGCAGTGGTTTGAGAGTGGTAATTTACCTTTGACCGAACTTGCAAAAGAGCTCGGCGAAGTTGGTCTGCTTGGCATGCACCTTGAGGGTTACGGGTGTGCAGGCACCGATGCCACGTCTTACGGTTTAGCGTGCATGGAAATAGAAGCAGGCGACTCCGGGCTTCGTTCTCTTGTTTCAGTACAAGGCTCTCTTGCAATGTTTGCGATACATGCATATGGAAGTGAAGAACAGAAACAAGAATGGCTTCCGCAAATGGCGTCAGGGGACGCAATTGGTTGCTTTGGTCTGACTGAAGCCGATCATGGATCCAACCCATCGGGCATGATCACCACTGCTAAAAAAGATGGTGGCGATTGGATAATCAATGGCAGCAAAATGTGGATTACCAACGGAGGCGTTGCTGCGGTGGCAGTTATTTGGGCACGGAGCGATGAAGGAATTCGAGGCTTTGTTGTGCCAACGAACACTCCAGGATTTAGTACCAACGAAATCAAACACAAGTTGTCTCTTCGAGCATCTGTTACCTCTGAACTAGTTTTCACCGATATGCGTCTGCCGGATAGTGCTCGACTCCCCCTCGCGACAAGCCTTCGTGCTCCGCTTATGTGCCTTGCTGAAGCACGGTATGGAATTATTTTTGGAGCTGTTGGTGCTGCACGCGA comes from Candidatus Paceibacterota bacterium and encodes:
- a CDS encoding acyl-CoA dehydrogenase family protein is translated as MTTQHPFTLLDIERELTQEQREIQSVTRKYVVDRIKPNIAQWFESGNLPLTELAKELGEVGLLGMHLEGYGCAGTDATSYGLACMEIEAGDSGLRSLVSVQGSLAMFAIHAYGSEEQKQEWLPQMASGDAIGCFGLTEADHGSNPSGMITTAKKDGGDWIINGSKMWITNGGVAAVAVIWARSDEGIRGFVVPTNTPGFSTNEIKHKLSLRASVTSELVFTDMRLPDSARLPLATSLRAPLMCLAEARYGIIFGAVGAARDCFEVALNYASTREQFDGPISRHQLTQGKLAQMATKLNTAMLLALHLGKLKDAHEIKPAQISMGKFNNVNGALEIARDARSILGAAGITSEYSIFRHMSNLETVLTYEGTHEIHALVIGEALTGIAAYR
- a CDS encoding helix-turn-helix domain-containing protein; the encoded protein is MSSNSGLGSVKTIRSINSIRSRVLARRHELGLTQTELANQAGVSRKWISTFEKGSSRAELELVLRLIDTLGLDLVIVDRTPPTDVSTGKYVDTKHSVGQRKLLQIDLNEILGKQK
- a CDS encoding HD domain-containing protein — encoded protein: MKKNEVMPARRTRWTSLPCPQCGRKGPMLEILYGLRDAPPDSKKYVSGGCCIETWHDEICCGECGWGGTKEDLRALSVPPVVLTSRFLDAMNYANAQHSGQTRKATNIAYISHPFGVAALIIEARGDEDQAIGGLLHDVAEDCGGEVRLQEIKKKFGARVEAIVRGCSDSLTGSKEKKAPWRVRKEAHIAHLWNANDDVLLVTAADKTHNARAIVTDLDCIGPVLWNRFNATSDDIVWYYESVYDVLKDRGVTSVLLSPLMTSINAMKRHL
- a CDS encoding Abi family protein, with amino-acid sequence MSTTNLDELITQIGADHFRTFLRDSNHDSSRAVKLYLWNKCLSSALWEIIADTEIFMRSAMDVELQTLNVTLGNAGSWFHEVFLDISPERKFEIIKAEFYVTKHAKPMLHPNIVAELTLGFWRSLLTKRYKDTLWRNALRFSFPNAPTGQPEYIFTRVHHLNILRNRIAHHEPIHRRDIARDFQICIEVLYAISPAIAQWTADNSRVLQLLAERP
- a CDS encoding excisionase family DNA-binding protein, with translation MEASMKAETYLPQSAKELEVVSNFLAAFQVGKGKSFPQRYLLVGAKVGEQVQLPEEFYQVLVQVVEVMKKGMAVTVAPQAAMLTTQEAANIIGISRPTLISLLEKGLIEFELVGRHRRISIDQVLKYRAARKEQQYRALDDLYDASEDALPSDYLSLLQKVRKPDTGTIQKPK
- a CDS encoding mobile mystery protein A, which produces MQEAQVKRRTREKVRRSLDIRFKSLPPVATFAPPQQSWIRAIRESLGMSAADLGSRMGITPQSVLALEISESEGRVRVESLSRAAEAMDCTLVYTLIPRDGLESNVRRQAESVFEETMKKVSHSMKLESQQKAPDASTRQELVSELMNSGALWRASASRKSK
- a CDS encoding type II toxin-antitoxin system HipA family toxin gives rise to the protein MTTGSLHVIYQNHVVGELILHSGGELEIRFDDAYRADIHAVPLSTMMPLESSSYKGAALENWLWGLLPDDPNVLEKWRIDFGVRERKPFGLLGSPVGEDCPGAFSFVRPERIDDFIARPNQSDWLSDTEMATLIRNLKADATDWLGTNPPGRFSLAGAQSKTALLWDGQRWGRPNGSTATTHIVKPAIKGLDSHDLNEHLCLSAARNAGIDAVATEIHGFEDQTALFVRRYDRTEINGQQIRLHQEDMCQALGLHPLKKYQESGGPSPKAIANLMRIVIPATRSADSIGKFLDALVWNWLLCATDAHGKNYSMLIGSNDVALAPLYDISSTLPYDYKRREIKLAMKFGGGYGVEIRPSAWKILASDLGMSEETVRARAREIVEKAPDAFAMATSTDSVLSLKSALPGRLVDGVAGRVTSCKKSLEATGSTS
- a CDS encoding PIN domain-containing protein codes for the protein MGLVLLDTSALIATLNTADRFHVGTVFLLKQNTQNVYIISSATLSESLVSGYRGGSVEGLKLEKQIRLGVKSIVPVTIIVARAAAIIRATQGMKLADALICGTAITQDAELWTCDLAQASRHPGPVRLIEN